From Taeniopygia guttata chromosome 29, bTaeGut7.mat, whole genome shotgun sequence, a single genomic window includes:
- the FMNL3 gene encoding formin-like protein 3 isoform X1 → MGNVESADGEALPRGPGTPATPGGAGLFAPGKMPMPEPCELEERFALVLSSMNLPPDKARLLRQYDNEKKWDLICDQERFQVKSPPHTYIQKLRSFLEPGVTRKKFRRRVQESTKVLRELEISLRTNHIGWVREFLNAENKGLDVLVNYLSFAQCAVMLDFEGLEGGEDGALEKLRSWSRSIEDLQHPSALPAPFSSSLARSARQTALRYGTLPSRRALKNSRLVSQKDDVHLCIMCLRAIMNYQYGFNLVMSHPHAVNEIALSLNNKNPRMKALVLELLAAVCLVRGGHEIILAAFDNFKEVCKEKHRFERLMEYFRNEDSSIDFMVACMQFINIVVHSVEDMNFRVHLQYEFTKLGLEEFLQKSRHTESEKLQVQIQAYLDNVFDVGGLLEDAETKNVALEKVEELEEHLSHLTEKLLDLENENMMRVAELEKQLLQREKELEVVKETYEHTSHQVHTLRRMIKEKDEAFRRHYGSEPPPLPSAAEPPPPPPEEPSEETLRPPVLPPVEAAPPPPPPPPPLPPPAPPLPGKCPPAPPLPGASPSIALTVGLSAIRIKKPIKTKFRLPVFNWTALKPSQISGTVFSELDDERVLEDLDLERFEELFKTKAQGPALDLVCAKSKAAQKVATKVTLLEANRAKNLAITLRKAGRSADEICRAIHTFDLATLPVDFVECLMRFLPTEAEAKALRQYERERKPLEELADEDRFMLQFSKVERLPQRMAIMAFLGNFAENIQMLTPQLNAIIAASASVKSSQKLKHMLEIILALGNYMNSSKRGAVYGFKLQSLDLLLDTKSTDRKMTLLHFIALTVREKYPELATFWQELHFVEKAAAVSLENVLLDVKELGRGMELLRRECGQHESAVLRGFLGGSEGQLERLQRDARTAEDAYNTVVRYFGESPKTTPPSVFFPVFVRFIHSYKDAEQENETRKKQEEVMREKLLAQEAKKQEKRNKWQQQELIAELRRRQAKDHRPMYEGKDGTIEDIITALKSVPFTARTAKRGSRFFCDPSHHDESSC, encoded by the exons ATGGGGAACGTGGAGAGCGCGGACGGGGAGGCGCTGCCCCGGGGCCCGGGAACACCGGCGACCCCGGGGGGAGCCGGACTGTTCGCCCCGGGCAAGATGCCGATGCCGGAGCCCTGCGAGCTGGAGGAGCGCTTCGCCCTAGTGCTG agctccaTGAACCTGCCCCCGGACAAAGCCCGCCTGCTGCGCCAGTATGACAACGAGAAGAAGTGGGACCTCATCTGTGaccag GAGCGGTTCCAGGTGAAGAGCCCACCCCACACCTACATCCAGAAGCTGCGCAGCTTCCTGGAGCCCGGTGTCACTCggaag AAGTTCAGGAGGAGGGTGCAGGAGTCGACCAAGGTGCTGCGCGAGCTGGAGATCAGCCTGAGGACGAACCACATCGG GTGGGTGCGGGAGTTCCTGAACGCGGAGAACAAGGGGCTGGACGTGCTGGTGAACTACCTGTCCTTCGCCCAGTGCGCCGTGAT GTTGGATTTTGAGGGCCTGGAAGGCGGCGAGGATGGCGCACTGGAGAAGCTGcgctcctggagcaggtccatCGAGGATCTGCAGCACCCCAGCGCCCTGCCCGCccccttcagcagcagcctggcacgCTCTGCCCGCCAGACCGCCCTCCG CTACGGCACGCTGCCCAGCCGCAGGGCGCTGAAGAACTCGCGCCTGGTGAGCCAGAAGGACGACGTCCACCTCTGCATCATGTGTCTTCGGGCCATCATGAACTACCAG TACGGCTTCAACCTGGTCATGTCTCACCCCCACGCTGTCAATGAGATCGCCCTGAGCCTCAACAACAAGAACCCGAG GATGAAGGcgctggtgctggagctgctggcggCCGTGTGCCTGGTGAGGGGCGGCCACGAGATCATCCTCGCCGCCTTCGACAACTTCAAGGAG GTGTGCAAGGAGAAACACCGCTTTGAGCGGCTGATGGAATACTTCCGCAACGAGGACAGCAGCATCGACTTCATG gtGGCCTGCATGCAGTTCATCAACATCGTGGTGCACTCGGTGGAGGACATGAACTTCCGCGTGCATCTCCAGTACGAGTTCACCAAACTGGGGCTGGAGGAGTTCCTGCAG AAGTCGAGGCACACGGAGAGCGAGAAGCTGCAGGTGCAGATCCAGGCGTACCTGGACAACGTCTTCGATGTCGGGGGGCTGCTGGAGGATGCTGAGACCAAGAATGTGGCCCTGGAGAaggtggaggagctggaggagcaccTGTCCCAC CTAACGGAGAAGCTGCTGGACCTGGAGAACGAGAACATGATGCGGGTGGCGgagctggagaagcagctgctgcagcgagagaaggagctggaggtggTCAAG gagACCTACGAGCACACGAGCCACCAGGTGCACACGCTGCGCAGGATGATCAAGGAGAAGGACGAGGCTTTCCGGCGGCACTACGGCTCCGAAccgccgccgcttcccagcgCCGCCGAaccgccgcctccgccgccgGAGGAGCCCTCGGAGGAGACCCTGCGACCCCCGGTCCTGCCCCCCGTGGAAGCCGcgccccccccgccgcccccgccgccccctctgccgccccccgcgcccccgcTCCCAG GGAAGTgtcccccggccccgccgctgcccgggGCTTCACCCTCCATCGCCCTCACCGTGGGGCTCTCAG CCATCCGGATCAAGAAGCCCATCAAGACCAAATTCCGCTTGCCTGTGTTCAACTGGACAGCGCTGAAGCCCAGCCAGATCAGCGGGACGGTGTTCAGCGAGCTGGACGACGAGCGTGTGCTGGAG GACCTGGACCTGGAGCGCTTTGAGGAGCTGTTCAAGACCAAGGCGCAGGGCCCGGCGCTGGACCTGGTGTGTGCCAAGAGCAAGGCGGCGCAGAAAGTGGCCACCAAGGTGACACTGCTGGAGGCCAACCGTGCCAAGAACTTGGCCATCACCCTGCGCAAGGCCGGCCGCAGCGCCGACGAGATCTGCCGGGCCATCCACAC GTTTGACCTGGCGACGCTGCCGGTGGATTTTGTGGAGTGCCTGATGCGGTTCCTGCCCACGGAGGCGGAGGCCAAGGCGCTGCGGCAGTACGAGCGCGAGCGGAAGCCGCTGGAGGAGCTGGCGGACGAGGACCGCTTCATGCTGCAGTTCAGCAAGGTGGAGCGGCTGCCGCAGCGCATGGCCATCATGGCCTTCCTCGGCAACTTCGCCGAGAACATCCAGATGCTGACACCG cagctcaacGCCATCATCGCGGCCTCGGCCTCCGTTAAGTCGTCGCAGAAGCTGAAGCACATGCTGGAG ATCATCTTGGCGCTGGGCAACTACATGAACAGCAGCAAACGCGGCGCAGTCTATGGCTTCAAACTGCAGAGCCTGGACCTG ctcctggacaCCAAGTCAACAGACAGGAAGATGACGCTGCTGCACTTCATCGCGCTGACGGTGCGGGAGAAGTACCCAGAGCTGGCGAccttctggcaggagctgcacttTGTGGAGAAGGCTGCGGCAG TGTCCCTGGAGAACGTGCTGCTGGACGTGAAGGAGCTGGGCCGGGGCATGGAGCTGCTGCGGCGGGAGTGCGGGCAGCACGAGAGCGCGGTGCTGCGCGGCTTCCTGGGCGGCAGCGAGGGGCAGCTCGAGCGGCTGCAGCGCGACGCGCGCACGGCCGAG GACGCCTACAACACCGTGGTGCGGTATTTCGGCGAGAGCCCCAAGACCACCCCCCCGTCGGTCTTCTTCCCGGTCTTTGTCCGGTTCATCCACTCTTACAAG GACGCGGAGCAGGAGAACGAGACGCGGAAGAAGCAGGAGGAGGTGATGCGGGAgaagctgctggcacaggaggcTAAAAAGCAGGAGAAG CGGAAcaagtggcagcagcaggagctgatcgCGGAGCTGCGGCGGCGCCAGGCCAAGGACCACCGGCCCATGTACGAGGGCAAGGATGGCACCATCGAGGACATCATCACCG CGCTGAAGAGCGTCCCCTTCACTGCCCGCACGGCCAAGCGGGGCTCCCGCTTCTTCTGCGACCCGTCCCACCACGACGAGTCCAGCTGTTAA